The following coding sequences are from one Mycobacterium bourgelatii window:
- the eccCa gene encoding type VII secretion protein EccCa yields MKRGFARPTPEKPPVIKPENIVLPTPLSIPPPEGKPWWLIVVGVVVIGLLGGMVAMTFASGSHVFGGVGSIFPIFMVGGMMMMMFRGVSGGQQQMSRPKLDAMRAQFMLMLDMLRDTAQESADSMDANYRWFHPAPNTLAAAVGSPRMWERKPDGKDLNFGVVRVGVGMTRPEVTWGEPQNMPTDIELEPVTGKALQEFGRYQSVVYNLPKMVSVLVEPWYSLVGTREQALGLMRAIICQLAFSHGPDHMQMIVVSSHLEEWDWVKWLPHFGDARRQDAAGNARMVYSSVREFAAEQAELFAGRGSFTPRHASSSAQCPTPHTVIIADVEDPQWEYVISAEGVDGVTFFDLTGSPMWSDVPERKLKFDEVGIIEALPRDRDTWMVIDDNAWFFALADQFSTVEAEEFAQKLAQWRLAEAYEEIGQRVTHIGARDILSYYGIDDPGNIDFDSLWGSRTDSMGRSRLRVPFGNRSDNGELLFLDMKSLDEGGDGPHGVMSGTTGSGKSTLVRTVIESLMLGHPPEELQFVLADLKGGSAVKPFAGVPHVSRIITDLEEDQALMERFLDALWGEIARRKSICDSAGVDDAKEYNSVRARMRARGQDMAPLPMLVVVIDEFYEWFRIMPTAVDVLDSIGRQGRAYWIHLMMASQTIESRAEKLMENMGYRLVLKARTAGAAQAAGVPNAVNLPAQAGLGYFRRSLDDIIRFQAEFLWRDYFRGVTVDGEEAPVLVHSIDYVRPQLFTNDFTPLEVSVGGGADAIEPIAAYANGEVVEPEEADEEEEAIRTPKVGTVIIDQLRRINFEPYRLWQPPLTQPIAIDELVNRFLGRPWHQNYGTARDLVFPIGIIDRPFKHDQPPWTVDTSGPGANVLILGAGGSGKTTALQTLICSAALTHTPEQVQFYCLAYSSTALTTVAKLPHVGEVAGPTDPYGVRRTVSELLALVRERKRSFLEYGIASMEMFRRRKFGGEAGPVPNDGFGDVYLVIDNYRALAEENEVLIDQVNMIINQGPSFGVHVIVTADRESELRPPVRSGFGSRVELRLAAVEDAKLVRSRFAKDVPAKPGRGMVAVNYIRLDSDPQAGLHTLVARPAMSNTPDNVFECDSVVAAVSRLTTTRAPIVRRLPARFGVEQVRELAARDTRQGVGAGGIAWGLSELDLSPVYLNFAENSHLMVTGRRECGKTTTLATIMSEIGRLYAPGASSAPPPPPGKPSAQVWLIDPRRQLLTQLGTEYVEKFAYNLDGVVQMMGELSAALAGREPPPGLSAEELLSRAWWTGPEIFLIVDDIQQLPPGFDSPLHKVVPFVNRAADVGLHVIVTRTFGGWSSAGSDPMLRALHQANAPLLVMDADPDEGFIRGKMKGGPLPRGRGLLMAEDTGVFVQVAATEIASRS; encoded by the coding sequence GTGAAACGTGGTTTTGCCCGACCGACACCGGAGAAGCCCCCGGTAATCAAGCCGGAGAACATCGTCCTACCGACGCCACTGAGCATCCCGCCGCCAGAGGGCAAGCCGTGGTGGTTGATCGTGGTCGGCGTCGTCGTGATCGGCCTCCTGGGCGGCATGGTGGCCATGACGTTCGCCAGCGGTTCGCACGTGTTCGGCGGCGTCGGCTCGATCTTCCCGATCTTCATGGTCGGCGGCATGATGATGATGATGTTCCGCGGCGTCAGCGGCGGGCAGCAGCAGATGAGCCGGCCGAAGCTGGACGCGATGCGCGCCCAGTTCATGCTGATGCTGGACATGCTGCGCGACACCGCGCAGGAGTCCGCCGACAGCATGGACGCCAACTACCGGTGGTTCCACCCAGCGCCGAACACGTTGGCGGCCGCGGTGGGATCCCCGCGCATGTGGGAACGCAAACCCGACGGCAAGGACCTCAATTTCGGCGTTGTCCGGGTCGGCGTGGGTATGACGCGTCCCGAGGTAACTTGGGGTGAGCCGCAGAACATGCCGACCGACATCGAGTTGGAGCCGGTAACCGGTAAGGCGCTGCAGGAATTCGGTCGCTATCAAAGCGTCGTCTACAACCTGCCGAAGATGGTGTCCGTTCTCGTCGAACCGTGGTATTCGCTGGTCGGAACGCGGGAGCAGGCGCTGGGATTGATGCGCGCGATCATCTGCCAGCTTGCGTTCTCCCACGGACCAGACCACATGCAGATGATCGTCGTCAGTTCCCACCTGGAGGAGTGGGACTGGGTCAAGTGGCTGCCGCACTTCGGTGACGCGCGGCGTCAGGACGCAGCGGGCAACGCCCGGATGGTCTACAGCTCGGTGCGTGAATTCGCCGCCGAGCAAGCCGAATTGTTCGCCGGCCGTGGGTCTTTCACGCCTCGGCATGCAAGTTCGTCGGCGCAGTGCCCGACCCCGCACACCGTGATCATCGCGGACGTCGAAGACCCGCAATGGGAATACGTGATCAGCGCCGAAGGCGTCGACGGAGTGACGTTCTTCGACCTGACCGGCTCTCCGATGTGGTCCGACGTCCCGGAGCGCAAGTTGAAGTTCGACGAGGTCGGCATCATCGAAGCGCTGCCCCGCGACCGCGACACCTGGATGGTGATCGACGACAACGCGTGGTTCTTCGCCCTCGCCGATCAGTTCAGCACCGTCGAGGCCGAGGAGTTCGCGCAGAAACTGGCCCAGTGGCGCCTGGCCGAGGCATACGAAGAGATCGGCCAGCGGGTGACCCACATCGGTGCCCGAGACATCTTGTCCTACTACGGAATTGATGACCCGGGGAATATCGACTTCGACTCGTTGTGGGGCAGCCGCACCGACTCGATGGGCAGGTCCCGGCTCCGCGTACCCTTCGGCAACAGGTCCGACAACGGCGAACTGCTGTTCCTGGACATGAAATCCCTCGACGAGGGCGGCGACGGGCCGCACGGGGTCATGTCGGGTACCACGGGTTCGGGTAAATCGACCCTGGTGCGAACCGTGATCGAGTCGCTGATGCTCGGCCACCCGCCGGAGGAACTCCAGTTCGTCTTGGCAGACCTCAAGGGTGGGTCGGCGGTCAAGCCCTTCGCCGGAGTCCCGCACGTCTCCCGCATCATCACCGACCTGGAAGAAGACCAGGCGTTGATGGAGCGCTTCCTGGATGCGCTGTGGGGCGAGATCGCGCGCCGCAAGTCCATCTGCGACAGCGCCGGCGTCGACGACGCCAAGGAATACAACTCGGTCCGCGCCCGGATGCGGGCCCGTGGCCAAGACATGGCGCCGCTGCCGATGCTCGTCGTCGTGATCGACGAGTTCTACGAGTGGTTCCGGATCATGCCGACCGCCGTGGACGTCCTCGACTCGATCGGCCGGCAGGGTCGTGCCTACTGGATCCACCTGATGATGGCCTCGCAGACCATCGAGAGCCGGGCGGAAAAGCTCATGGAGAACATGGGTTACCGCTTGGTGCTCAAGGCACGTACCGCCGGGGCTGCGCAGGCCGCCGGTGTGCCCAACGCGGTGAATCTGCCCGCTCAGGCCGGTCTGGGCTACTTCCGTCGGAGCCTCGACGACATCATCCGTTTCCAGGCCGAGTTCTTGTGGCGCGACTACTTCCGCGGCGTCACCGTCGACGGCGAGGAAGCGCCGGTCCTGGTGCACAGCATCGACTACGTTCGCCCGCAACTGTTCACCAACGACTTCACGCCGCTCGAAGTGAGCGTGGGTGGCGGCGCGGACGCCATCGAGCCGATTGCCGCCTACGCCAATGGCGAGGTGGTCGAGCCCGAAGAAGCCGACGAAGAAGAAGAGGCGATCAGGACGCCGAAGGTCGGCACGGTAATCATCGATCAGTTGCGCAGGATCAACTTCGAGCCTTACCGGTTGTGGCAACCGCCGCTGACCCAGCCCATCGCCATCGATGAGTTGGTCAACCGGTTCCTCGGGCGCCCGTGGCACCAGAACTACGGCACGGCCCGAGACCTCGTGTTCCCGATCGGGATCATCGACCGGCCGTTCAAACACGACCAACCACCGTGGACGGTCGATACCTCGGGTCCCGGTGCCAACGTGCTGATTCTGGGTGCCGGCGGTTCGGGCAAGACGACCGCACTGCAGACCCTGATCTGCTCGGCGGCGTTGACCCACACCCCCGAACAGGTGCAGTTCTACTGCCTGGCGTACAGCAGCACCGCCTTGACCACCGTCGCGAAACTGCCGCACGTGGGTGAGGTGGCGGGCCCGACCGACCCGTACGGTGTGCGCCGGACGGTGTCGGAGTTGCTGGCGCTGGTACGCGAGCGCAAACGCAGCTTCCTGGAATACGGCATCGCGTCGATGGAGATGTTCCGGCGTCGCAAGTTCGGCGGGGAAGCCGGCCCGGTGCCCAACGACGGGTTCGGGGATGTCTACCTGGTGATCGACAACTACCGCGCCCTCGCCGAAGAAAACGAGGTGTTGATCGATCAGGTGAACATGATCATCAACCAGGGGCCCTCGTTCGGCGTCCACGTGATTGTCACCGCCGATCGTGAGTCCGAACTCCGCCCGCCGGTGCGTAGCGGTTTCGGCTCCCGGGTCGAGCTGCGCCTGGCCGCGGTCGAGGACGCCAAGTTGGTCCGTTCGCGGTTCGCCAAGGACGTTCCCGCCAAGCCGGGTCGCGGCATGGTCGCGGTCAACTACATCCGCCTCGACAGCGACCCCCAGGCCGGCCTGCACACCCTGGTGGCTCGTCCGGCGATGTCCAACACACCGGACAACGTCTTCGAGTGCGACAGCGTGGTTGCCGCGGTCAGCAGGCTCACCACCACCCGGGCACCCATCGTGCGTCGGCTTCCGGCCCGGTTCGGCGTGGAGCAGGTGCGCGAACTGGCGGCGCGGGACACCCGTCAAGGTGTTGGCGCCGGTGGGATCGCGTGGGGGCTATCGGAACTGGACCTGTCACCGGTCTACCTCAACTTCGCCGAGAACTCGCACTTGATGGTGACCGGCCGACGCGAATGTGGGAAAACCACGACGCTGGCCACCATCATGTCCGAAATCGGGCGGTTGTATGCGCCCGGCGCCAGCAGCGCGCCACCGCCTCCGCCCGGAAAGCCCTCTGCACAGGTATGGCTGATCGACCCGCGTCGTCAGCTGCTGACCCAGCTGGGTACGGAGTATGTGGAGAAGTTCGCCTACAACCTCGACGGCGTCGTTCAGATGATGGGCGAGCTGTCCGCGGCCTTGGCCGGCCGGGAACCCCCACCCGGTCTGTCCGCCGAGGAGCTGTTGTCTCGGGCCTGGTGGACCGGTCCGGAGATCTTCCTGATCGTCGACGACATCCAACAGCTGCCGCCGGGCTTCGACTCGCCGCTGCACAAGGTGGTTCCGTTCGTGAACAGGGCCGCCGACGTGGGGCTGCACGTGATCGTCACCCGCACGTTCGGTGGTTGGTCCTCGGCGGGCAGCGACCCGATGCTGAGGGCGCTGCACCAGGCGAACGCACCGCTGCTGGTGATGGACGCTGACCCCGACGAGGGCTTCATCCGCGGCAAGATGAAGGGCGGCCCGCTGCCCCGCGGTCGAGGCCTGCTGATGGCGGAAGACACCGGCGTGTTCGTACAGGTTGCGGCCACCGAGATAGCAAGTAGGAGCTAG
- a CDS encoding PPE family protein, which yields MLDFGALPPEINSGRMYAGPGSGPMLAAAMGWDAVAAELSTAAAGYAAVITELTSSPWVGPASEAMLTAAGPYVAWMSVTADRAEQAGVQARAAAVAYETAFAMTVPPPVIEANRTLLLALLATNFFGQNTPAIAATEAQYAEMWAQDAAAMYGYADSSATASRLSPFTAPPRTSQSDAVAEQAAAVEDAAATAAASAPFSAPLAGLGFAVNLSTLPPWFVGPNGLVATIFGNSSNIWNAVTNYPYFSLGAVNSLVAWGGGLLPGAPAPNPALGGALTPPGAIGAWGTPVSAGWGQAATIGKLSVPPVWAATTVSQVSQVSQLSPAPASSFPEMTTAASNLGTSLVRGIPLGAVGRRSAGFVTKYGFRYNVLTRSPYAG from the coding sequence GTGCTGGATTTCGGGGCGTTACCGCCGGAGATCAACTCGGGCCGAATGTATGCCGGACCGGGGTCGGGGCCGATGTTGGCCGCCGCGATGGGCTGGGATGCCGTCGCTGCCGAACTGAGTACGGCAGCCGCCGGATATGCCGCGGTGATCACCGAGCTCACGAGCTCCCCCTGGGTGGGACCGGCGTCAGAGGCGATGCTGACCGCAGCCGGGCCGTACGTGGCCTGGATGAGCGTCACCGCCGACCGGGCCGAGCAGGCCGGCGTACAGGCTCGTGCGGCCGCCGTCGCCTATGAGACCGCCTTCGCGATGACCGTGCCGCCGCCAGTGATCGAGGCCAACCGGACCTTGCTGCTGGCTCTGCTCGCCACCAACTTCTTCGGGCAGAACACGCCGGCGATCGCTGCTACCGAGGCCCAGTACGCCGAGATGTGGGCCCAGGACGCCGCGGCGATGTACGGCTATGCCGATTCGTCGGCGACGGCGTCACGGCTGAGTCCGTTCACCGCTCCGCCTAGGACCAGCCAATCCGACGCGGTGGCCGAGCAGGCCGCGGCGGTCGAAGACGCGGCCGCCACAGCAGCGGCGTCAGCCCCCTTCTCTGCGCCCCTGGCGGGGTTGGGCTTCGCGGTCAACCTCTCGACGCTGCCGCCGTGGTTCGTGGGGCCGAACGGGCTCGTTGCCACGATCTTCGGCAATTCCTCGAACATCTGGAATGCCGTGACGAACTACCCATACTTCTCGCTCGGGGCCGTCAACTCCCTGGTGGCGTGGGGCGGTGGGCTACTGCCCGGCGCCCCTGCGCCGAACCCCGCGCTGGGTGGTGCTTTGACACCACCCGGTGCCATCGGCGCATGGGGCACCCCGGTGTCGGCGGGGTGGGGACAGGCCGCCACCATCGGGAAGTTGTCGGTGCCGCCTGTTTGGGCGGCCACTACTGTCTCGCAGGTCTCGCAGGTCTCTCAGCTGAGCCCGGCCCCCGCCAGCTCGTTCCCCGAGATGACCACCGCGGCAAGCAATCTCGGCACATCGCTGGTGCGGGGGATACCACTGGGAGCTGTGGGCCGACGCAGCGCGGGCTTCGTCACCAAGTATGGGTTCCGCTACAACGTCCTGACTCGTTCGCCGTACGCCGGGTAG
- a CDS encoding PE family protein, translated as MSFVTTQPEALSAAAASLQGIGSALSAQNAAAAAPTTGVVPAAADEVSALTAAQFAAHAQMYQAVSAQAQAIHEMFVNTLDASAGSYAATEAANAVASR; from the coding sequence ATGTCGTTTGTTACCACTCAGCCGGAGGCGCTGTCGGCCGCGGCGGCCAGCCTGCAGGGCATCGGGTCGGCCCTGAGCGCCCAGAATGCCGCCGCCGCAGCGCCGACGACCGGCGTAGTTCCGGCAGCCGCCGACGAGGTGTCCGCATTGACCGCCGCGCAATTCGCCGCACACGCGCAGATGTACCAAGCGGTGAGCGCGCAGGCGCAAGCTATCCACGAGATGTTCGTCAACACCCTTGACGCCAGCGCCGGATCGTATGCCGCCACCGAAGCGGCCAACGCGGTCGCGAGTCGGTAA
- a CDS encoding PPE family protein, translating into MDFGALPPEINSSLIYAGPGSAPMVAAAAAWNGLAAELNSASVAYETVITHLTGEEWLGPASASMAEAVTPYVTWMSNTASRAEQFATQATAAAAAYENALAAMVPPELVALNRAELAQLLATNAFGQNTNAIAALEAQYGEMWAQDAATMYQYATSSSTATAAVSPFSAPPQVANPAGTAAQAASVTDAVGAATGSAQQSLLDLLGNLQVQLANLVGPSAGLLGLNPTSPVTLSGVTFNPNSVVGSILAGIGGNSTLNPSWLITAFRNFAGPAYNIEGLPYFSTGMANSLLSLSKGLASAAASAAAAGPHAADAVSGALGSGGAGVTASVGQAASLGKLSVPPAIAGLGPAISQAAPLPVTTISAAPDGSAGNLLGGLPLAGVGAGASGASPRYGFRPTVMARPPFAG; encoded by the coding sequence ATGGATTTCGGGGCGCTGCCACCGGAAATCAACTCGTCGCTCATCTACGCAGGACCCGGTTCAGCGCCGATGGTGGCTGCTGCTGCCGCCTGGAACGGACTGGCCGCAGAGCTCAATTCGGCCTCCGTCGCCTACGAAACGGTGATTACGCACCTGACCGGTGAAGAGTGGCTGGGGCCGGCGTCGGCGTCGATGGCCGAAGCCGTCACACCGTACGTGACATGGATGAGCAACACGGCGTCTCGAGCCGAACAATTTGCCACCCAGGCCACCGCCGCCGCGGCGGCGTACGAGAATGCGCTGGCGGCGATGGTGCCGCCAGAACTCGTCGCGCTCAACCGCGCGGAACTGGCTCAGTTGTTGGCCACCAATGCCTTTGGCCAAAACACCAACGCGATCGCGGCCCTTGAGGCGCAATATGGCGAGATGTGGGCTCAGGACGCCGCGACGATGTATCAGTACGCGACGTCATCGTCGACCGCAACGGCGGCGGTATCCCCGTTCAGCGCGCCGCCGCAGGTTGCCAACCCCGCGGGTACGGCTGCGCAGGCGGCTTCGGTGACCGATGCCGTCGGGGCTGCGACCGGATCGGCCCAGCAATCGTTGCTGGACCTGCTCGGTAATTTGCAGGTCCAGTTGGCCAACCTGGTGGGACCGAGCGCGGGTCTGCTGGGGTTGAACCCGACCTCGCCAGTGACGTTGTCCGGGGTGACCTTCAACCCCAACTCGGTCGTCGGCTCGATCCTCGCCGGGATAGGTGGGAACAGCACTCTGAACCCGTCGTGGCTCATCACTGCCTTCCGGAACTTTGCTGGGCCCGCTTACAACATCGAGGGTCTGCCGTACTTCTCAACCGGCATGGCCAACTCGTTGCTCTCCCTCAGCAAGGGCCTGGCGTCGGCCGCCGCCTCCGCTGCGGCGGCCGGCCCGCACGCCGCGGACGCCGTCAGCGGAGCGCTGGGCTCCGGCGGTGCAGGTGTGACCGCGAGCGTGGGACAGGCAGCCTCGCTCGGAAAGTTGTCGGTGCCGCCCGCGATCGCGGGATTGGGCCCGGCGATCAGCCAGGCGGCACCACTCCCGGTGACCACGATCAGCGCCGCCCCGGACGGATCCGCCGGAAATCTCCTCGGGGGTTTGCCGCTCGCGGGCGTGGGGGCCGGTGCCTCCGGAGCAAGTCCCCGCTACGGATTCCGGCCCACCGTCATGGCGCGTCCCCCGTTCGCGGGTTGA
- a CDS encoding type VII secretion system ESX-5 target PE19, with product MSFVTTQPEALAAAAANLQGIGTTMSAQNAAAAAPTTGVVPAAADEVSALTAAQFAAHAQMYQAVSAQAAAIHEMFVNTLATSSGSYAATEAANAAAAG from the coding sequence ATGTCGTTTGTGACTACGCAACCGGAGGCTTTGGCGGCGGCCGCCGCAAACCTGCAAGGTATCGGCACGACCATGAGCGCGCAGAACGCTGCCGCTGCGGCCCCGACCACCGGCGTGGTGCCTGCGGCGGCCGACGAGGTGTCGGCGCTGACCGCGGCTCAGTTCGCCGCGCACGCGCAGATGTACCAGGCGGTGAGCGCCCAGGCCGCGGCTATTCACGAAATGTTCGTCAACACCCTGGCGACGAGTTCGGGTTCGTACGCCGCCACCGAGGCCGCCAACGCCGCAGCTGCGGGCTGA
- a CDS encoding WXG100 family type VII secretion target: MTSRFMTDPHAMRDMAGRFEAHAQTVEDEARRMWASAQNISGAGWSGLASATSLDTMGQMNTAFRNIVNMLHGVRDGLVRDANNYEQQEQASQQLLGS; encoded by the coding sequence GTGACATCGCGTTTTATGACGGACCCGCACGCGATGCGGGACATGGCCGGCCGTTTTGAGGCGCACGCTCAGACCGTCGAGGACGAGGCCCGTCGCATGTGGGCGTCCGCGCAGAACATCTCGGGTGCCGGCTGGAGCGGTCTGGCCTCGGCTACCTCGCTGGACACCATGGGTCAGATGAACACGGCGTTCCGCAACATTGTGAACATGCTGCACGGCGTGCGCGATGGACTCGTTCGGGATGCGAACAACTACGAGCAGCAAGAGCAGGCTTCTCAGCAGTTGCTGGGCAGCTAG
- a CDS encoding WXG100 family type VII secretion target, with product MTINYQFADVDAHGALIRAQAASLEAEHQAIVRDVLAAGDFWGGAGSVACQEFITQLGRNFQVIYEQANQHGQKVQAAGNNMAQTDSAVGSSWA from the coding sequence ATGACCATTAATTACCAGTTCGCGGATGTCGATGCGCACGGCGCGCTCATCCGCGCACAGGCCGCCTCGCTGGAAGCTGAGCACCAGGCCATCGTTCGCGATGTGTTGGCTGCCGGCGACTTCTGGGGCGGCGCCGGTTCGGTGGCTTGCCAGGAGTTCATCACCCAGTTGGGTCGCAACTTCCAGGTGATCTACGAGCAGGCCAACCAACACGGTCAAAAGGTTCAGGCGGCCGGCAACAACATGGCGCAGACCGACAGCGCCGTCGGCTCCAGCTGGGCCTAA
- a CDS encoding ESX secretion-associated protein EspG, whose amino-acid sequence MDQQSTRTDITVNVDGFWMLQALLDIRHVAPELRCRPYVSTDNNDWLNEHPGMKVMREQGIVVGDQVNDQVAARLRVLAAPDLEVVSLLSRGKLLYGMVQDENAPPGSRDIPDNEFRVVLARRGQHWVSAVRVGNDITVDDVSVTDSSSIAALVMDGLESIHHADPAAINAVNVPLEEMLEATKSWQESGFNVFSGGDLRRMGISAATVAALGQALSDPAAEVAVYARQYRDDAKGPSASVLSLKDGSGGRIALYQQARTAGSGEAWLAICPATPQLVQVGVKTVLDTLPYGEWKTHSRV is encoded by the coding sequence ATGGATCAACAGAGTACGCGTACCGACATCACCGTTAACGTTGACGGATTCTGGATGCTCCAGGCTCTCCTGGATATCCGGCACGTCGCCCCCGAGTTGCGTTGCCGACCCTACGTGTCGACCGACAACAACGACTGGCTCAACGAGCACCCCGGCATGAAGGTCATGCGCGAGCAGGGGATTGTCGTCGGCGACCAGGTCAACGACCAGGTGGCCGCCCGCCTGAGGGTGCTTGCCGCTCCCGACCTGGAAGTAGTCTCCTTGCTGTCGCGCGGCAAATTGCTTTACGGGATGGTTCAAGACGAGAACGCGCCGCCCGGATCCCGCGACATTCCCGACAACGAGTTTCGGGTGGTCCTGGCTCGCAGAGGACAGCACTGGGTATCGGCAGTCCGGGTTGGCAACGACATCACCGTCGACGATGTTTCGGTGACCGACAGTTCCTCCATCGCCGCATTGGTCATGGACGGATTGGAATCGATTCACCACGCCGACCCGGCGGCAATCAATGCCGTCAACGTCCCGTTGGAGGAGATGCTGGAGGCGACGAAGTCGTGGCAGGAATCCGGCTTCAACGTGTTCTCCGGGGGTGACCTACGCCGCATGGGCATCAGCGCGGCCACGGTGGCCGCGCTGGGTCAGGCGCTGTCGGATCCTGCCGCCGAAGTGGCCGTTTACGCACGGCAGTACCGCGACGACGCGAAGGGCCCCAGCGCCTCCGTGCTGTCTTTGAAGGACGGATCCGGCGGTCGTATCGCCCTTTACCAGCAAGCCCGCACGGCCGGCTCAGGCGAGGCCTGGCTCGCCATCTGCCCGGCTACTCCACAGCTGGTGCAAGTTGGCGTGAAGACCGTTTTGGACACTCTGCCGTATGGCGAGTGGAAAACGCATAGCAGGGTTTAA
- the eccD gene encoding type VII secretion integral membrane protein EccD: protein MTAVADAPQADIEGISTPRAVVVGIMAGEGVQIGVLLDANAPVSVMTEPLLKVVNSRLRELGETPLEATGRGRWALCLVDGTPLRATQSLTEQDIFDGDRLWIRFINDTEHRSQVIEHISTAVASNLSKRFASIDPVVAVQVGAWMVAIGVALSTGILAWWRWHHNTWLTTIFTAIVGVLVLGVAGLLQVRAKTDADRRVADIMLMAGIIPITVAAAAAPPGPVGSPQAVLGFGVLTVATTLALRFTGRRLAIYTAIVTISALTTIAAVLRMVAATSAVTLLASLVLACVFLYHAAPSLTRRLAGIRLPVFPSATSRWVFEARPDLPTTVVVSGGGTPTLEGPASVRDVLIQAERARSFLSGLLVGLGTMMVVCLTALCNPHTSERWLPLILTTFVAGFLMLRGRSYVDRWQSITLASTSVIIVAAVCIRYAAGLHSPLSVSLTAAILVLLPAAGMTAAAVVPNTIYSPLFRKLVEWLEYLCLMPIFPLAFWLMNVYAAIRYR, encoded by the coding sequence ATGACTGCAGTAGCCGATGCTCCACAGGCTGACATTGAGGGCATCTCGACACCACGCGCCGTCGTCGTCGGCATCATGGCGGGCGAGGGTGTCCAGATCGGCGTGCTGTTGGACGCCAACGCCCCCGTCTCGGTGATGACCGAGCCCCTGCTGAAGGTGGTCAACAGCCGGCTCCGCGAACTCGGCGAGACCCCGCTAGAGGCCACCGGCCGTGGCCGCTGGGCGCTGTGCCTGGTTGACGGCACGCCGTTGCGCGCCACCCAGTCGCTGACCGAACAGGACATCTTCGACGGCGACCGCCTCTGGATCCGGTTCATCAACGACACCGAGCACCGCTCGCAGGTCATCGAGCACATCTCCACCGCTGTCGCGTCCAATCTCAGCAAGCGGTTCGCGTCCATCGACCCGGTCGTTGCGGTACAGGTCGGCGCGTGGATGGTGGCCATCGGTGTGGCCCTGTCCACCGGCATCTTGGCGTGGTGGCGTTGGCACCACAACACGTGGCTGACCACCATCTTCACCGCCATTGTCGGCGTCCTTGTGTTGGGCGTAGCCGGCCTGCTGCAGGTGCGCGCCAAGACCGACGCCGACCGTCGGGTCGCCGACATCATGCTGATGGCCGGCATCATCCCGATCACCGTTGCCGCGGCCGCGGCCCCGCCCGGTCCGGTCGGGTCGCCGCAAGCCGTCTTGGGCTTCGGTGTCCTCACCGTGGCGACAACACTGGCACTGCGCTTCACCGGCCGCAGGCTGGCGATCTACACCGCGATCGTCACCATCAGTGCACTGACGACGATTGCCGCCGTACTCCGGATGGTCGCCGCAACCAGTGCGGTGACGCTGCTGGCCAGCCTGGTCCTGGCGTGCGTGTTCCTCTACCACGCGGCGCCCTCGCTGACTCGGCGCCTGGCCGGCATCCGGTTGCCGGTCTTCCCGTCGGCAACCAGCCGTTGGGTTTTCGAGGCGCGCCCGGATCTGCCCACGACCGTGGTGGTGTCCGGCGGCGGAACGCCGACCTTGGAGGGCCCGGCGTCGGTGCGCGACGTGCTCATCCAGGCTGAGCGCGCCCGCTCGTTCCTCAGCGGGTTGCTGGTCGGGCTCGGCACCATGATGGTCGTGTGCCTGACCGCACTGTGCAATCCGCACACCAGCGAGCGTTGGCTGCCACTGATCTTGACCACTTTCGTCGCAGGATTCCTGATGCTGCGTGGTCGTTCGTACGTCGACCGTTGGCAGTCGATCACCCTGGCCAGCACGTCAGTGATCATCGTTGCCGCGGTGTGCATCCGGTACGCGGCTGGGCTGCACTCGCCCCTGTCGGTGTCGCTCACCGCAGCCATCCTGGTGCTGCTGCCCGCGGCGGGAATGACAGCGGCCGCAGTGGTACCCAACACGATCTACAGCCCACTGTTCCGCAAGCTGGTGGAATGGTTGGAATACCTCTGCCTGATGCCAATCTTCCCGCTGGCATTCTGGTTGATGAACGTTTATGCAGCGATCCGGTACAGGTAA